The following proteins are co-located in the Fluviicola sp. genome:
- a CDS encoding gliding motility-associated C-terminal domain-containing protein codes for MKRIILICTLLFLSNSVLNAQVTLCLGQDATVCAGQTVQITNCGGGGPVLGNGITLDNPVTIPQLSDDMFSGLIPMGFTFNFYGTNYTNCVIGSNGLVSFNATNANAGCPWSLVGMGTLPNTGLTTARNSAMLFYSDINPSQPPIGPIKYQTIGTAPNRKFVVLFESVNAFSCLNTCYYGALVFYETSNMIDMMIGQKPNCASWNGGLAIQGLENAAGTVATITPGRNNSVWAANQDGKRFTPIAPGNTSSYSVATVQYYTVTSSSNNSIQWASTTGGLYPYNGGVLNITTVPPGTTGYYLTASACNAAVGGVSDTTFITRQVVTGTTTATTDYCFGGVGTATVNTTQGSAPFTYSWTPGGQTTQTATNLVSGPYTVHVTDALGCSANINVNVPNTNATFSGSSTLVSCPGGNDGTATATMTPPLGVVSYNWYDAGGQTTQTATGLTAGTYHCVVTTSQSTGCTDTVEVIVSEIPGMVSTIVNQQDATCNSANDGIIEVSVVAGTAPYTYSWDASASTGPLANDLYAGTHTVTITDANGCVITTTATIGEPVALKITSLTPDTIICPEASIVLNVQGTGGNGSQYYTFTWKENGTVIGTGTSMTVDPEVSATQYCVELTETCGSPSTDSCMTITFPPAIRPNYVSNVPYSCLPGEFVFLNNSDNKDQIDSVIVDFGNGDMGVFYGDSNITYTYTAAGIYTISVIATSTRGCITDSTFVGIANVIANPVADFTMSANPTTIFETVVKMQDKSSPGVVNWTWSAPGATPNNSTYESPTFHYPEGVVGTYPIQLIVETAEGCIDTIERVLTVNSDIIFYAPNAFTPDGDEFNQTWKFFVSGIDEYNFELMIFDRWGEVIWETHDPNAAWDGTYNGKVVQAGAYSWIARVKDIYTDTKRTFNGAINILK; via the coding sequence ATGAAGAGGATAATATTAATATGTACGTTGTTGTTTCTTTCAAACAGTGTATTAAATGCTCAGGTAACATTATGCCTGGGGCAGGATGCTACGGTTTGTGCCGGTCAAACGGTTCAGATAACAAACTGTGGTGGGGGCGGACCTGTATTGGGTAATGGAATTACTTTGGACAACCCGGTGACAATTCCCCAATTGTCGGATGATATGTTTTCAGGGTTGATTCCGATGGGTTTTACCTTCAATTTTTATGGAACGAACTATACCAATTGCGTCATCGGATCAAACGGTTTGGTAAGCTTTAACGCAACTAATGCAAACGCGGGATGTCCGTGGAGTTTGGTTGGTATGGGAACGCTTCCTAACACTGGTTTGACAACAGCAAGAAATTCTGCGATGCTCTTTTATTCTGATATTAACCCGTCTCAGCCGCCAATTGGCCCGATTAAATACCAGACTATAGGAACCGCACCAAACAGAAAATTCGTAGTGTTGTTCGAAAGTGTAAACGCATTCTCTTGTTTGAATACCTGTTACTACGGAGCATTGGTGTTTTACGAAACAAGCAATATGATCGACATGATGATCGGTCAAAAACCCAATTGTGCAAGCTGGAACGGAGGCTTGGCCATCCAGGGGCTTGAAAATGCAGCCGGAACAGTTGCAACCATTACACCGGGAAGAAATAACAGCGTTTGGGCCGCAAACCAGGATGGAAAACGTTTTACACCGATCGCACCGGGAAATACATCTAGTTATTCGGTAGCTACCGTTCAGTATTATACAGTTACTTCTTCGTCAAACAACTCTATCCAATGGGCAAGTACAACCGGTGGATTGTATCCGTATAACGGAGGAGTTTTAAATATTACGACCGTTCCACCGGGAACTACCGGGTATTATTTGACTGCTTCTGCGTGTAATGCCGCCGTGGGTGGGGTGAGTGATACCACATTTATTACCAGACAAGTGGTAACGGGCACAACTACCGCAACCACAGATTATTGTTTCGGAGGTGTCGGTACGGCAACGGTGAATACGACACAAGGTTCAGCACCGTTTACTTATTCCTGGACACCGGGAGGACAAACTACCCAAACGGCAACCAACCTGGTTTCAGGTCCTTATACGGTTCATGTAACGGATGCATTGGGGTGCAGCGCGAATATCAATGTGAATGTTCCGAATACCAATGCTACTTTCAGCGGCTCATCGACTTTAGTGAGTTGTCCGGGAGGAAATGACGGTACCGCAACTGCAACAATGACTCCACCGCTGGGAGTGGTTTCCTATAACTGGTATGACGCAGGCGGACAAACAACGCAAACAGCAACCGGATTAACGGCAGGAACTTATCACTGTGTTGTGACAACTTCCCAGTCGACAGGTTGTACCGATACGGTTGAAGTAATCGTTTCCGAAATTCCGGGAATGGTATCCACCATTGTGAACCAGCAGGATGCAACCTGTAACAGTGCAAACGATGGTATAATTGAAGTAAGTGTTGTTGCCGGAACGGCTCCGTATACGTATTCCTGGGATGCTTCGGCTTCTACAGGTCCGTTGGCGAACGATCTGTATGCAGGAACACATACCGTAACAATTACAGATGCGAATGGCTGTGTGATCACAACAACAGCAACGATCGGTGAGCCGGTGGCGCTGAAGATTACCAGTTTGACTCCTGATACGATCATTTGTCCGGAAGCTTCCATTGTATTGAACGTTCAGGGAACGGGTGGTAACGGAAGCCAGTATTATACATTCACCTGGAAAGAGAACGGAACGGTTATCGGAACGGGAACATCCATGACGGTTGACCCGGAAGTTTCCGCCACTCAATATTGTGTGGAACTGACTGAAACTTGTGGTTCGCCAAGTACTGATTCCTGTATGACGATTACTTTCCCTCCGGCAATCAGACCGAACTATGTTTCCAATGTACCTTATTCCTGTCTTCCGGGAGAGTTTGTATTCCTGAACAATTCAGACAATAAGGACCAGATCGATTCGGTAATAGTAGACTTCGGGAATGGTGATATGGGAGTTTTCTACGGCGATTCCAATATTACTTACACTTACACAGCTGCAGGAATCTATACGATCAGTGTGATTGCTACGTCAACACGCGGTTGTATCACCGACAGCACTTTTGTGGGAATTGCCAATGTGATCGCAAACCCTGTGGCTGACTTTACCATGTCTGCAAACCCGACAACCATTTTTGAAACAGTTGTAAAAATGCAGGATAAATCCAGTCCGGGAGTCGTGAACTGGACCTGGAGTGCTCCGGGAGCAACTCCGAATAACAGTACGTATGAAAGTCCGACCTTCCATTATCCGGAAGGTGTGGTAGGCACCTATCCGATTCAGCTGATCGTTGAAACGGCAGAAGGATGTATCGATACCATAGAACGAGTATTGACGGTAAACAGTGACATCATTTTCTACGCTCCGAATGCATTTACGCCTGACGGGGATGAATTTAACCAAACATGGAAATTCTTTGTTTCGGGAATTGATGAGTATAATTTTGAGTTGATGATCTTTGATCGTTGGGGAGAAGTTATTTGGGAAACGCACGATCCGAATGCAGCTTGGGACGGAACCTACAACGGTAAGGTTGTTCAGGCCGGAGCTTATTCCTGGATTGCACGTGTGAAAGACATTTATACAGATACCAAGAGAACGTTCAACGGAGCCATCAATATTCTCAAATAG
- the tsaD gene encoding tRNA (adenosine(37)-N6)-threonylcarbamoyltransferase complex transferase subunit TsaD, whose amino-acid sequence MSQQSLVILGIESSCDDTSAAILKDDTILSNVTATQAIHEQYGGVVPELASRAHQQNIIPVVDAALKKAALTLKDIDLIAFTQGPGLMGSLVVGTAFAKSLSLALNKPMVAVHHMHAHILAHFINEGVPVPGFPFICMTVSGGHTQLVRIDSPTEMVVLGSTIDDAAGEAFDKTAKILGFPYPGGPLIDKYAKEGNPNAFSFAKPQVEGYNFSFSGLKTSVLYFIQKEVAKNPNFIEEHKADLCASIQSTILEILFRQLRKVSADTGIKDIAIAGGVSANSGLRAKLAEEGQKLGWNVFIPKFEYCTDNAAMIAIAGKFLAEKQQFATQEVSANARLPFARP is encoded by the coding sequence TTGAGCCAACAATCATTAGTAATTCTCGGAATTGAATCATCTTGTGATGATACTTCTGCTGCTATTCTCAAAGATGATACCATTTTATCTAACGTGACGGCAACCCAGGCGATCCATGAACAATATGGTGGCGTAGTCCCTGAATTGGCCTCGCGTGCGCATCAACAGAATATCATCCCGGTAGTTGACGCAGCCCTAAAAAAGGCGGCTCTGACACTTAAAGATATCGATTTAATCGCATTTACACAAGGTCCGGGATTGATGGGTTCATTGGTGGTGGGAACTGCATTTGCCAAATCACTGAGCCTGGCGCTGAACAAACCGATGGTTGCGGTCCATCACATGCATGCGCACATTCTTGCACATTTCATCAATGAAGGAGTTCCTGTTCCGGGTTTTCCGTTTATTTGCATGACCGTTTCGGGCGGGCATACGCAACTGGTGCGGATTGATTCCCCGACTGAAATGGTTGTTTTGGGAAGTACAATCGATGACGCAGCCGGAGAAGCTTTCGACAAAACTGCAAAGATTTTGGGTTTCCCCTATCCGGGCGGGCCTTTGATCGACAAATATGCCAAAGAAGGAAATCCGAATGCGTTTTCGTTTGCAAAACCACAGGTGGAAGGTTACAACTTCAGCTTCAGCGGGCTAAAAACTTCCGTGCTTTATTTTATCCAAAAAGAAGTGGCCAAAAACCCGAATTTCATTGAAGAACATAAAGCGGATCTGTGTGCATCGATCCAGTCCACGATTTTGGAAATCCTGTTCCGGCAGTTGCGAAAAGTATCAGCTGATACGGGAATCAAAGACATTGCTATAGCAGGCGGTGTTTCTGCCAATTCCGGGTTGCGGGCCAAATTGGCTGAAGAAGGCCAAAAACTCGGCTGGAACGTGTTTATTCCCAAGTTTGAATACTGCACCGATAATGCAGCAATGATAGCCATTGCAGGAAAATTCCTGGCTGAAAAACAACAATTTGCCACCCAGGAAGTGAGTGCCAACGCCCGATTACCTTTTGCAAGACCATGA